In Anthonomus grandis grandis chromosome 6, icAntGran1.3, whole genome shotgun sequence, one DNA window encodes the following:
- the LOC126737417 gene encoding pre-mRNA-splicing factor Syf2: MSSEQPSQSTTQASSATKKSFAEQQAERMKRLRELHRLRNEARTHNHQEVVAEDARNKMPANWEARKRRAEWILNDQKEREDAAQNGEDYDRTKLLNVTALEAERLEKKKKKKNPDQGFSDFEAATFRQYNRLVKNMPAKDMERYEEQKEKYGEAFYAGPNTIVHGLHEDRPQAIDNLVKSVEDQIAKRNKYSRRRMHNDDADIDYINERNAKFNKKLDRFYGEHTVEIKQNLERGTAV; this comes from the exons ATGAGTTCAGAACAACCATCCCAAAGTACAACCCAGGCTTCTTCagcaacaaaaaaatcatttgccGAGCAGCAAGCGGAACGTATGAAACGGCTCAGAGAACTCCACAGGCTCAGAAACGAGGCCCGCACCCATAACCATCAAGAGGTGGTCGCAGAAGATGCCAGGAATAAAATGCCCGCAAACTGGGAGGCTCGTAAGAGAAGGGCAGAATGGATATTGAATGATCAGAAAGAGAGAGAGGATGCGGCCCAAAATGGGGAGGATTACGACAGAACGAAACTTTTAAATGTGACAGCCCTGGAGGCCGAGAGGTtggaaaagaagaagaaaaagaaaaatcctGATCAGGGATTTTCTGATTTTGAAGCGGCCACTTTCAGGCAGTATAATAG attgGTTAAAAATATGCCGGCCAAAGATATGGAAAGATATGAAGAACAAAAAGAGAAATATGGAGAAGCATTCTATGCCGGTCCCAATACTATTGTGCATGGGTTACATGAAGACCGACCACAAGCTATTGACAATTTAGTCAAGAGTGTTGAAGATCAAATTgctaaaagaaacaaatattcCAGGAGAAGAATGCATAATGATGATGCAGATATTGATTACATTAATGAAAGAAATGccaaatttaataagaaattggACAGATTTTATGGGGAGCATACCGTGGagattaaacaaaatttggAGAGAGGAACTGCTGTGTAA
- the LOC126737109 gene encoding TGF-beta-activated kinase 1 and MAP3K7-binding protein 2 isoform X2, with product MFAGKANQRSSNVRVMQIFHELKAQFPIIPDHIITSCIASYVISEESSLSSRNLHDLVLAAVAKDQNCPMGRPSLQLEAPPSIPITPVSETAVLTESKNHRLEPPTRIDAMNESALVNSTNLKSDNNNTSNLQPKRPNSLNLRPDERRLQLSEKCRDVFKLLNSQVTSEKPPRSPLSAKRFAAKQVPKNESPKKETVSTPTQTTDTLVNNITSPASLNLSLNVNCQMGLVQSPTKPRCTARVDVTPTQPWLSPVSSSSSGNSPRSFTSVNLTLRPPTSTPQDPIDITSQNSSLTYSTSSFDKEKGLQSRLQITVGPGNSGSVSSVRARPRSFHLGDSGAVESEMVSEKKASSMGDLAVVKSEVSTPVLLKQQARIENMRIELRTGNTRLVVLRQEVEELERKRLQKIATRKTEEEIEKQLRMEIKHLNSQCKLLEGPGEFYNNIYTGPPLWPEHRPHRVAPAPPPAASHQLPSMMRRSGIPERGVPFRRPWNCSKCTFLNHPALDKCEQCEMPQIFHVSASPGDNIHIHVTPRLSRRIAHSWVL from the exons ATGTTTGCCGGAAAAGCGAATCAGAGATCATCAAACGTTCGAGTCATGCAAATCTTCCACGAATTAAAAGCGCAATTCCCCATCATTCCCGATCACATAATTACCTCTTGCATCGCTTCTTATGTAATCAGCGAAGAGTCTTCACTGTCCTCTAGGAATCTTCACGACCTAGTGTTGGCCGCCGTAGCCAAAGACCAAAACTGTCCGATGGGACGTCCATCTTTACAG CTAGAAGCACCCCCCTCCATCCCAATAACCCCTGTATCCGAAACGGCTGTGCTTACCGAGTCCAAGAACCATCGGCTCGAACCACCTACACGAATTGACGCGATGAACGAAAGTGCCTTAGTGAACTCCACCAATTTAAAAAGTGATAACAACAACACCAGTAACTTACAACCGAAAAGACCGAACTCTTTAAATTTACGTCCGGACGAGCGACGATTGCAACTATCGGAAAAGTGTCGTGACGTTTTCAAACTGTTAAACTCCCAAGTGACCTCAGAAAAACCGCCTAGATCCCCTCTAAGTGCCAAACGGTTCGCCGCCAAACAAGTTCCCAAAAACGAATCGCCTAAAAAGGAAACCGTCTCCACTCCAACCCAAACGACTGACACCCTAGTAAATAACATCACCAGTCCGGCCAGCCTAAATCTATCATTAAACGTTAATTGTCAAATGGGACTGGTGCAGAGCCCTACCAAACCCCGATGTACCGCCAGAGTTGACGTAACCCCAACCCAACCGTGGCTCAGTCCAGTTTCCTCCAGCAGTTCGGGGAATTCCCCGCGAAGTTTCACCAGTGTTAACTTGACTTTGCGACCGCCCACCTCCACCCCGCAAGACCCTATTGATATAACCTCACAAAATTCTAGTCTGACTTACTCGACGAGCAGTTTCGATAAGGAAAAGGGTCTACAGAGTAGACTTCAAATCACAGTGGGACCGGGTAATTCGGGTAGTGTCAGTTCGGTGCGGGCGAGACCGAGAAGTTTCCATTTGGGGGATAGTGGTGCAGTAGAAAGTGAGATGGTGTCTGAAAAGAAGGCCAGTTCGATGGGTGATCTTGCAGTTGTGAAATCGGAAG TTAGTACTCCTGTCCTCCTAAAACAACAAGCTCGGATAGAGAATATGAGGATAGAATTGAGGACTGGCAATACTAGGCTGGTGGTCCTGAGACAGGAGGTCGAAGAACTTGAGAGAAAGAGACTAcaaaag ATCGCAACACGAAAGACAGAAGAAGAAATCGAGAAACAGTTGCGAATGGAAATCAAACACCTCAACTCCCAGTGTAAACTTCTAGAAG GCCCAGGGGAGTTTTATAACAACATATACACCGGGCCGCCCCTTTGGCCCGAACACCGACCCCACCGGGTGGCACCAGCACCGCCCCCGGCCGCCTCCCACCAACTTCCGTCGATGATGCGTCGCTCGGGGATTCCCGAACGTGGCGTGCCGTTCCGGAGACCGTGGAACTGTTCGAAATGCACATTCCTTAACCATCCGGCTCTGGACAAATGTGAACAGTGCGAAATGCCGCAAATCTTCCACG TGTCTGCCTCGCCGGGGGATAACATTCATATTCACGTGACTCCAAGACTGTCTAGAC GTATTGCTCACTCTTGGGTTCTATGA
- the LOC126737109 gene encoding TGF-beta-activated kinase 1 and MAP3K7-binding protein 2 isoform X4: protein MFAGKANQRSSNVRVMQIFHELKAQFPIIPDHIITSCIASYVISEESSLSSRNLHDLVLAAVAKDQNCPMGRPSLQLEAPPSIPITPVSETAVLTESKNHRLEPPTRIDAMNESALVNSTNLKSDNNNTSNLQPKRPNSLNLRPDERRLQLSEKCRDVFKLLNSQVTSEKPPRSPLSAKRFAAKQVPKNESPKKETVSTPTQTTDTLVNNITSPASLNLSLNVNCQMGLVQSPTKPRCTARVDVTPTQPWLSPVSSSSSGNSPRSFTSVNLTLRPPTSTPQDPIDITSQNSSLTYSTSSFDKEKGLQSRLQITVGPGNSGSVSSVRARPRSFHLGDSGAVESEMVSEKKASSMGDLAVVKSEVSTPVLLKQQARIENMRIELRTGNTRLVVLRQEVEELERKRLQKIATRKTEEEIEKQLRMEIKHLNSQCKLLEGPGEFYNNIYTGPPLWPEHRPHRVAPAPPPAASHQLPSMMRRSGIPERGVPFRRPWNCSKCTFLNHPALDKCEQCEMPQIFHGIAHSWVL from the exons ATGTTTGCCGGAAAAGCGAATCAGAGATCATCAAACGTTCGAGTCATGCAAATCTTCCACGAATTAAAAGCGCAATTCCCCATCATTCCCGATCACATAATTACCTCTTGCATCGCTTCTTATGTAATCAGCGAAGAGTCTTCACTGTCCTCTAGGAATCTTCACGACCTAGTGTTGGCCGCCGTAGCCAAAGACCAAAACTGTCCGATGGGACGTCCATCTTTACAG CTAGAAGCACCCCCCTCCATCCCAATAACCCCTGTATCCGAAACGGCTGTGCTTACCGAGTCCAAGAACCATCGGCTCGAACCACCTACACGAATTGACGCGATGAACGAAAGTGCCTTAGTGAACTCCACCAATTTAAAAAGTGATAACAACAACACCAGTAACTTACAACCGAAAAGACCGAACTCTTTAAATTTACGTCCGGACGAGCGACGATTGCAACTATCGGAAAAGTGTCGTGACGTTTTCAAACTGTTAAACTCCCAAGTGACCTCAGAAAAACCGCCTAGATCCCCTCTAAGTGCCAAACGGTTCGCCGCCAAACAAGTTCCCAAAAACGAATCGCCTAAAAAGGAAACCGTCTCCACTCCAACCCAAACGACTGACACCCTAGTAAATAACATCACCAGTCCGGCCAGCCTAAATCTATCATTAAACGTTAATTGTCAAATGGGACTGGTGCAGAGCCCTACCAAACCCCGATGTACCGCCAGAGTTGACGTAACCCCAACCCAACCGTGGCTCAGTCCAGTTTCCTCCAGCAGTTCGGGGAATTCCCCGCGAAGTTTCACCAGTGTTAACTTGACTTTGCGACCGCCCACCTCCACCCCGCAAGACCCTATTGATATAACCTCACAAAATTCTAGTCTGACTTACTCGACGAGCAGTTTCGATAAGGAAAAGGGTCTACAGAGTAGACTTCAAATCACAGTGGGACCGGGTAATTCGGGTAGTGTCAGTTCGGTGCGGGCGAGACCGAGAAGTTTCCATTTGGGGGATAGTGGTGCAGTAGAAAGTGAGATGGTGTCTGAAAAGAAGGCCAGTTCGATGGGTGATCTTGCAGTTGTGAAATCGGAAG TTAGTACTCCTGTCCTCCTAAAACAACAAGCTCGGATAGAGAATATGAGGATAGAATTGAGGACTGGCAATACTAGGCTGGTGGTCCTGAGACAGGAGGTCGAAGAACTTGAGAGAAAGAGACTAcaaaag ATCGCAACACGAAAGACAGAAGAAGAAATCGAGAAACAGTTGCGAATGGAAATCAAACACCTCAACTCCCAGTGTAAACTTCTAGAAG GCCCAGGGGAGTTTTATAACAACATATACACCGGGCCGCCCCTTTGGCCCGAACACCGACCCCACCGGGTGGCACCAGCACCGCCCCCGGCCGCCTCCCACCAACTTCCGTCGATGATGCGTCGCTCGGGGATTCCCGAACGTGGCGTGCCGTTCCGGAGACCGTGGAACTGTTCGAAATGCACATTCCTTAACCATCCGGCTCTGGACAAATGTGAACAGTGCGAAATGCCGCAAATCTTCCACG GTATTGCTCACTCTTGGGTTCTATGA
- the LOC126737109 gene encoding TGF-beta-activated kinase 1 and MAP3K7-binding protein 2 isoform X3, which translates to MFAGKANQRSSNVRVMQIFHELKAQFPIIPDHIITSCIASYVISEESSLSSRNLHDLVLAAVAKDQNCPMGRPSLQLEAPPSIPITPVSETAVLTESKNHRLEPPTRIDAMNESALVNSTNLKSDNNNTSNLQPKRPNSLNLRPDERRLQLSEKCRDVFKLLNSQVTSEKPPRSPLSAKRFAAKQVPKNESPKKETVSTPTQTTDTLVNNITSPASLNLSLNVNCQMGLVQSPTKPRCTARVDVTPTQPWLSPVSSSSSGNSPRSFTSVNLTLRPPTSTPQDPIDITSQNSSLTYSTSSFDKEKGLQSRLQITVGPGNSGSVSSVRARPRSFHLGDSGAVESEMVSEKKASSMGDLAVVKSEVSTPVLLKQQARIENMRIELRTGNTRLVVLRQEVEELERKRLQKIATRKTEEEIEKQLRMEIKHLNSQCKLLEGPGEFYNNIYTGPPLWPEHRPHRVAPAPPPAASHQLPSMMRRSGIPERGVPFRRPWNCSKCTFLNHPALDKCEQCEMPQIFHDSGICGFSRNIVM; encoded by the exons ATGTTTGCCGGAAAAGCGAATCAGAGATCATCAAACGTTCGAGTCATGCAAATCTTCCACGAATTAAAAGCGCAATTCCCCATCATTCCCGATCACATAATTACCTCTTGCATCGCTTCTTATGTAATCAGCGAAGAGTCTTCACTGTCCTCTAGGAATCTTCACGACCTAGTGTTGGCCGCCGTAGCCAAAGACCAAAACTGTCCGATGGGACGTCCATCTTTACAG CTAGAAGCACCCCCCTCCATCCCAATAACCCCTGTATCCGAAACGGCTGTGCTTACCGAGTCCAAGAACCATCGGCTCGAACCACCTACACGAATTGACGCGATGAACGAAAGTGCCTTAGTGAACTCCACCAATTTAAAAAGTGATAACAACAACACCAGTAACTTACAACCGAAAAGACCGAACTCTTTAAATTTACGTCCGGACGAGCGACGATTGCAACTATCGGAAAAGTGTCGTGACGTTTTCAAACTGTTAAACTCCCAAGTGACCTCAGAAAAACCGCCTAGATCCCCTCTAAGTGCCAAACGGTTCGCCGCCAAACAAGTTCCCAAAAACGAATCGCCTAAAAAGGAAACCGTCTCCACTCCAACCCAAACGACTGACACCCTAGTAAATAACATCACCAGTCCGGCCAGCCTAAATCTATCATTAAACGTTAATTGTCAAATGGGACTGGTGCAGAGCCCTACCAAACCCCGATGTACCGCCAGAGTTGACGTAACCCCAACCCAACCGTGGCTCAGTCCAGTTTCCTCCAGCAGTTCGGGGAATTCCCCGCGAAGTTTCACCAGTGTTAACTTGACTTTGCGACCGCCCACCTCCACCCCGCAAGACCCTATTGATATAACCTCACAAAATTCTAGTCTGACTTACTCGACGAGCAGTTTCGATAAGGAAAAGGGTCTACAGAGTAGACTTCAAATCACAGTGGGACCGGGTAATTCGGGTAGTGTCAGTTCGGTGCGGGCGAGACCGAGAAGTTTCCATTTGGGGGATAGTGGTGCAGTAGAAAGTGAGATGGTGTCTGAAAAGAAGGCCAGTTCGATGGGTGATCTTGCAGTTGTGAAATCGGAAG TTAGTACTCCTGTCCTCCTAAAACAACAAGCTCGGATAGAGAATATGAGGATAGAATTGAGGACTGGCAATACTAGGCTGGTGGTCCTGAGACAGGAGGTCGAAGAACTTGAGAGAAAGAGACTAcaaaag ATCGCAACACGAAAGACAGAAGAAGAAATCGAGAAACAGTTGCGAATGGAAATCAAACACCTCAACTCCCAGTGTAAACTTCTAGAAG GCCCAGGGGAGTTTTATAACAACATATACACCGGGCCGCCCCTTTGGCCCGAACACCGACCCCACCGGGTGGCACCAGCACCGCCCCCGGCCGCCTCCCACCAACTTCCGTCGATGATGCGTCGCTCGGGGATTCCCGAACGTGGCGTGCCGTTCCGGAGACCGTGGAACTGTTCGAAATGCACATTCCTTAACCATCCGGCTCTGGACAAATGTGAACAGTGCGAAATGCCGCAAATCTTCCACG aCAGTGGAATATGTGGATTCTCAAGGAACATTGTTATGTGA
- the LOC126737109 gene encoding TGF-beta-activated kinase 1 and MAP3K7-binding protein 2 isoform X1 — translation MFAGKANQRSSNVRVMQIFHELKAQFPIIPDHIITSCIASYVISEESSLSSRNLHDLVLAAVAKDQNCPMGRPSLQLEAPPSIPITPVSETAVLTESKNHRLEPPTRIDAMNESALVNSTNLKSDNNNTSNLQPKRPNSLNLRPDERRLQLSEKCRDVFKLLNSQVTSEKPPRSPLSAKRFAAKQVPKNESPKKETVSTPTQTTDTLVNNITSPASLNLSLNVNCQMGLVQSPTKPRCTARVDVTPTQPWLSPVSSSSSGNSPRSFTSVNLTLRPPTSTPQDPIDITSQNSSLTYSTSSFDKEKGLQSRLQITVGPGNSGSVSSVRARPRSFHLGDSGAVESEMVSEKKASSMGDLAVVKSEVSTPVLLKQQARIENMRIELRTGNTRLVVLRQEVEELERKRLQKIATRKTEEEIEKQLRMEIKHLNSQCKLLEGPGEFYNNIYTGPPLWPEHRPHRVAPAPPPAASHQLPSMMRRSGIPERGVPFRRPWNCSKCTFLNHPALDKCEQCEMPQIFHGTGANTIDGVLPNPTNIDVSFDIFKKSANVLKKSVSADPQSMRVFRDGGSALSPSEMLRRLKLDINHNNNNETDKGQIPLVSSSSAPNVLQFSVNDQSGV, via the exons ATGTTTGCCGGAAAAGCGAATCAGAGATCATCAAACGTTCGAGTCATGCAAATCTTCCACGAATTAAAAGCGCAATTCCCCATCATTCCCGATCACATAATTACCTCTTGCATCGCTTCTTATGTAATCAGCGAAGAGTCTTCACTGTCCTCTAGGAATCTTCACGACCTAGTGTTGGCCGCCGTAGCCAAAGACCAAAACTGTCCGATGGGACGTCCATCTTTACAG CTAGAAGCACCCCCCTCCATCCCAATAACCCCTGTATCCGAAACGGCTGTGCTTACCGAGTCCAAGAACCATCGGCTCGAACCACCTACACGAATTGACGCGATGAACGAAAGTGCCTTAGTGAACTCCACCAATTTAAAAAGTGATAACAACAACACCAGTAACTTACAACCGAAAAGACCGAACTCTTTAAATTTACGTCCGGACGAGCGACGATTGCAACTATCGGAAAAGTGTCGTGACGTTTTCAAACTGTTAAACTCCCAAGTGACCTCAGAAAAACCGCCTAGATCCCCTCTAAGTGCCAAACGGTTCGCCGCCAAACAAGTTCCCAAAAACGAATCGCCTAAAAAGGAAACCGTCTCCACTCCAACCCAAACGACTGACACCCTAGTAAATAACATCACCAGTCCGGCCAGCCTAAATCTATCATTAAACGTTAATTGTCAAATGGGACTGGTGCAGAGCCCTACCAAACCCCGATGTACCGCCAGAGTTGACGTAACCCCAACCCAACCGTGGCTCAGTCCAGTTTCCTCCAGCAGTTCGGGGAATTCCCCGCGAAGTTTCACCAGTGTTAACTTGACTTTGCGACCGCCCACCTCCACCCCGCAAGACCCTATTGATATAACCTCACAAAATTCTAGTCTGACTTACTCGACGAGCAGTTTCGATAAGGAAAAGGGTCTACAGAGTAGACTTCAAATCACAGTGGGACCGGGTAATTCGGGTAGTGTCAGTTCGGTGCGGGCGAGACCGAGAAGTTTCCATTTGGGGGATAGTGGTGCAGTAGAAAGTGAGATGGTGTCTGAAAAGAAGGCCAGTTCGATGGGTGATCTTGCAGTTGTGAAATCGGAAG TTAGTACTCCTGTCCTCCTAAAACAACAAGCTCGGATAGAGAATATGAGGATAGAATTGAGGACTGGCAATACTAGGCTGGTGGTCCTGAGACAGGAGGTCGAAGAACTTGAGAGAAAGAGACTAcaaaag ATCGCAACACGAAAGACAGAAGAAGAAATCGAGAAACAGTTGCGAATGGAAATCAAACACCTCAACTCCCAGTGTAAACTTCTAGAAG GCCCAGGGGAGTTTTATAACAACATATACACCGGGCCGCCCCTTTGGCCCGAACACCGACCCCACCGGGTGGCACCAGCACCGCCCCCGGCCGCCTCCCACCAACTTCCGTCGATGATGCGTCGCTCGGGGATTCCCGAACGTGGCGTGCCGTTCCGGAGACCGTGGAACTGTTCGAAATGCACATTCCTTAACCATCCGGCTCTGGACAAATGTGAACAGTGCGAAATGCCGCAAATCTTCCACGGTACGGGTGCGAATACGATTGACGGAGTGTTACCTAACCCGACTAATATCGACGTCTCCTTTGACATTTTTAAGAAGTCCGCTAACGTGTTGAAGAAGAGCGTGAGTGCTGATCCTCAAAGTATGCGCGTTTTTAGGGACGGCGGATCAGCGCTCAGTCCCTCTGAAATGCTTAGGAGGCTTAAGCTTGATATtaaccataataataataatgaaactgATAAAGGTCAAATTCCTCTGGTTTCTAGTTCGTCGGCGCCGaatgttttacagttttctgTTAATGATCAGAGTGGGGTTTAG
- the LOC126737109 gene encoding TGF-beta-activated kinase 1 and MAP3K7-binding protein 2 isoform X5 — protein MNESALVNSTNLKSDNNNTSNLQPKRPNSLNLRPDERRLQLSEKCRDVFKLLNSQVTSEKPPRSPLSAKRFAAKQVPKNESPKKETVSTPTQTTDTLVNNITSPASLNLSLNVNCQMGLVQSPTKPRCTARVDVTPTQPWLSPVSSSSSGNSPRSFTSVNLTLRPPTSTPQDPIDITSQNSSLTYSTSSFDKEKGLQSRLQITVGPGNSGSVSSVRARPRSFHLGDSGAVESEMVSEKKASSMGDLAVVKSEVSTPVLLKQQARIENMRIELRTGNTRLVVLRQEVEELERKRLQKIATRKTEEEIEKQLRMEIKHLNSQCKLLEGPGEFYNNIYTGPPLWPEHRPHRVAPAPPPAASHQLPSMMRRSGIPERGVPFRRPWNCSKCTFLNHPALDKCEQCEMPQIFHGTGANTIDGVLPNPTNIDVSFDIFKKSANVLKKSVSADPQSMRVFRDGGSALSPSEMLRRLKLDINHNNNNETDKGQIPLVSSSSAPNVLQFSVNDQSGV, from the exons ATGAACGAAAGTGCCTTAGTGAACTCCACCAATTTAAAAAGTGATAACAACAACACCAGTAACTTACAACCGAAAAGACCGAACTCTTTAAATTTACGTCCGGACGAGCGACGATTGCAACTATCGGAAAAGTGTCGTGACGTTTTCAAACTGTTAAACTCCCAAGTGACCTCAGAAAAACCGCCTAGATCCCCTCTAAGTGCCAAACGGTTCGCCGCCAAACAAGTTCCCAAAAACGAATCGCCTAAAAAGGAAACCGTCTCCACTCCAACCCAAACGACTGACACCCTAGTAAATAACATCACCAGTCCGGCCAGCCTAAATCTATCATTAAACGTTAATTGTCAAATGGGACTGGTGCAGAGCCCTACCAAACCCCGATGTACCGCCAGAGTTGACGTAACCCCAACCCAACCGTGGCTCAGTCCAGTTTCCTCCAGCAGTTCGGGGAATTCCCCGCGAAGTTTCACCAGTGTTAACTTGACTTTGCGACCGCCCACCTCCACCCCGCAAGACCCTATTGATATAACCTCACAAAATTCTAGTCTGACTTACTCGACGAGCAGTTTCGATAAGGAAAAGGGTCTACAGAGTAGACTTCAAATCACAGTGGGACCGGGTAATTCGGGTAGTGTCAGTTCGGTGCGGGCGAGACCGAGAAGTTTCCATTTGGGGGATAGTGGTGCAGTAGAAAGTGAGATGGTGTCTGAAAAGAAGGCCAGTTCGATGGGTGATCTTGCAGTTGTGAAATCGGAAG TTAGTACTCCTGTCCTCCTAAAACAACAAGCTCGGATAGAGAATATGAGGATAGAATTGAGGACTGGCAATACTAGGCTGGTGGTCCTGAGACAGGAGGTCGAAGAACTTGAGAGAAAGAGACTAcaaaag ATCGCAACACGAAAGACAGAAGAAGAAATCGAGAAACAGTTGCGAATGGAAATCAAACACCTCAACTCCCAGTGTAAACTTCTAGAAG GCCCAGGGGAGTTTTATAACAACATATACACCGGGCCGCCCCTTTGGCCCGAACACCGACCCCACCGGGTGGCACCAGCACCGCCCCCGGCCGCCTCCCACCAACTTCCGTCGATGATGCGTCGCTCGGGGATTCCCGAACGTGGCGTGCCGTTCCGGAGACCGTGGAACTGTTCGAAATGCACATTCCTTAACCATCCGGCTCTGGACAAATGTGAACAGTGCGAAATGCCGCAAATCTTCCACGGTACGGGTGCGAATACGATTGACGGAGTGTTACCTAACCCGACTAATATCGACGTCTCCTTTGACATTTTTAAGAAGTCCGCTAACGTGTTGAAGAAGAGCGTGAGTGCTGATCCTCAAAGTATGCGCGTTTTTAGGGACGGCGGATCAGCGCTCAGTCCCTCTGAAATGCTTAGGAGGCTTAAGCTTGATATtaaccataataataataatgaaactgATAAAGGTCAAATTCCTCTGGTTTCTAGTTCGTCGGCGCCGaatgttttacagttttctgTTAATGATCAGAGTGGGGTTTAG